Below is a genomic region from Thermococcus sp..
GCCAAGAAGCCCGCCTCCCTTAACCGCGCTTTATCTTCAATCTCCTTCGCCACCAGTCCGTAGCCCTTTTCCCAGCTCTCCAGTCCCACAAGCTCGCTCTTCCTCTCCAAGTCCTTCAAGATTCCCCTCGCTTCTCTCTCCCTTAGCTCTTTCCACTTCACCTCGACAAACAGAGCCTTCCGTTCCCTCTCGTTTAAAGCAACCAAATCAATTTCCTCTCCCCTGTGCCACCAGCAGCCGATTTTTGTAAACGCAAATGGCAGTCTCCCAGCTTTGTTGAGCTCGATTAGAAACTGCCTCGCCACCTTCTCAAAAACAAAGCCGAGGTAGTGGTTGTAGGATTCCCGTATCTCCTCAGCGCTGAAGGTGCCCTCCTCTATGCGCGAGAGGTTTGGAGAGATGAAGCGGAACCAGAAAGCTAAGAAGTTGTCGGCCACGTAGTAGCGCCCTTTCTTGGAGGTTCTCTTCCCTGTGACCGGCACCTCCCTTACTATCAGCTCGGTCTCGATGAGGTTCCTTAAGTATGGACTGATGTCCGAATGCCTCAGACCGGTGAAGTCCCTTATCTCCTTGGGGGTCGTCTTCCCTAGCGCTATGGCCTCAAGGATTCTCTTGTAGGTGCTTACCTCGCTGAATTCGTACCTCAGTAGGAAGTCAACCTCGTCCCTGAAGAAGCTCACAGGGCTGGAGAGCTCCTTTTCCAGCCACTCCCAGAAGGGGAGCTTAACTTGGGTTATGTAGAAGGGTATCCCATCGGTCATGCCGTAAACTTCAACGAGCTCCTCCCAGCTTGCCTTCGGGAAAAACTCCCTGAGGGAAAAGAAGCCCATTGGTCTGAGCTTCATTGAACCGGTCCTCCTCCCGTAGAGCGGGCTCTTGTAACTCAGCACCTTTTCCGTCATCATGCTCACAGAGGAACCGAGGAGAACGAGCTTGGTGCTGGAACTAGACAGGTCGAGGTCTATGGCCCTCTGGAAGAGCGAGAGAACCCGGGGGTTTTCCTTTATCAGGTTCGGGAACTCGTCAATGACTATAATCTTCTCTTTTAGGGCGTGTAAGGTTCCCTCCCAGTCCTCCCTTGAGTATCTGACCTCTGGAAACACGCGCTCGGCGGTTTTTCGAAAGTGCCGCAGATTGTCGCCTTCAACCGCCAGATAGTAAACGTGGGGAAGCTCCTTAACGGCTTCGAGGGCGAGGCGGGTCTTCCCCACCCTCCTGCGCCCATAAATGACGATCAGCTCAAAATTGTTACTCGTTAAACGCTCCTTGAGGGCCTTGAGCTCCTCCCTCCTGTCAACGAATGGACGCATATGATAATCACCATTATCATAATGGCAATTATCATTTTTAACGATTTCGGAAACGGCCCGTGCTGGATAAAAACCTCAATCCACGAACGCTAACCCGTTCCAAAGCTCCCGCATTTCCCTCGTCGCGTCTGGGTAAACACGCTTGAAGGTTATCCTCCAGTAGCCGTTCTTCAAGTCCTCGATGTCCTCGATGTGGATCTTCACGCCGAGCCTCTCGAAGTGAGTCACCATTTTATGGGCGGTCGTTATGTTCTTGACCCTCACCGTGAAGACCTCCTCGACCTCGCCGCCGTTGGCCACCTCGTGGATGCTCTCGACGAAGGGCCTTAGCAGGGCTTTTCCGAGGGCTTTGGCGTACTCATCGAACTCCTCGCCCCTGACGTGCTTTTCGGCAAGGTAGAACGCAAGGCGCTTAATCCGTCCCATAAAGTAACCGTGAGGAAGGTCGAAGAAGATGTGCGAGCCTATCTTGATGTCATTGATGTTGGCAT
It encodes:
- a CDS encoding ATP-binding protein codes for the protein MRPFVDRREELKALKERLTSNNFELIVIYGRRRVGKTRLALEAVKELPHVYYLAVEGDNLRHFRKTAERVFPEVRYSREDWEGTLHALKEKIIVIDEFPNLIKENPRVLSLFQRAIDLDLSSSSTKLVLLGSSVSMMTEKVLSYKSPLYGRRTGSMKLRPMGFFSLREFFPKASWEELVEVYGMTDGIPFYITQVKLPFWEWLEKELSSPVSFFRDEVDFLLRYEFSEVSTYKRILEAIALGKTTPKEIRDFTGLRHSDISPYLRNLIETELIVREVPVTGKRTSKKGRYYVADNFLAFWFRFISPNLSRIEEGTFSAEEIRESYNHYLGFVFEKVARQFLIELNKAGRLPFAFTKIGCWWHRGEEIDLVALNERERKALFVEVKWKELREREARGILKDLERKSELVGLESWEKGYGLVAKEIEDKARLREAGFLAWDLRDFDKMVRLTSTS